In Pseudonocardia sp. C8, one genomic interval encodes:
- the thiE gene encoding thiamine phosphate synthase codes for MRAVSDTDTRSTRLARLQEARLYLCTDARTEQGDLAAFADAALAGGVDIVQLRDKGGPDGPLEARAELAALDVLADACRRHGALLAVNDRADVALAAGADVLHLGQDDLPVAWARRIVGDDVLVGRSSHSPDETLAAAGEDGVDYFCVGPCWPTPTKPGRPAPGLDLVRTVAGRAPERPWFAIGGIDEERLDAVLEAGATRIVVVRAITGADDPQAAAARLKARLAR; via the coding sequence GTGCGGGCCGTGTCCGACACCGATACCCGCTCCACCCGCCTCGCCCGCCTGCAGGAGGCGAGGCTCTACCTCTGCACCGACGCCCGCACCGAGCAGGGCGACCTGGCCGCGTTCGCCGACGCCGCACTCGCCGGCGGGGTCGACATCGTCCAGCTCCGGGACAAGGGCGGACCGGACGGGCCGCTCGAGGCGAGGGCCGAGCTGGCCGCGCTGGACGTGCTCGCCGACGCCTGCCGCCGGCACGGCGCGCTGCTCGCGGTGAACGACCGGGCCGACGTCGCGCTGGCCGCCGGGGCCGACGTGCTGCACCTCGGCCAGGACGACCTGCCGGTGGCCTGGGCCCGCCGGATCGTGGGCGACGACGTGCTCGTCGGCCGGTCCTCGCACAGCCCGGACGAGACCCTGGCCGCCGCCGGCGAGGACGGCGTCGACTACTTCTGCGTGGGCCCCTGCTGGCCGACACCGACCAAGCCGGGCCGCCCCGCGCCGGGCCTCGACCTGGTCCGCACGGTCGCCGGGCGGGCCCCGGAGCGGCCGTGGTTCGCGATCGGCGGGATCGACGAGGAGCGCCTCGACGCGGTGCTCGAGGCCGGGGCGACCCGGATCGTCGTCGTCCGCGCCATCACGGGTGCCGACGACCCCCAGGCTGCTGCCGCCCGGCTGAAGGCCCGCCTCGCCCGCTGA
- the thiO gene encoding glycine oxidase ThiO produces the protein MTRRLAVAGAGAIGLSVAREAAHAGWAVTVFDPAPGSGASWVAGGMLAPVTEAWPGEEDLLALGLDSVARWPEFAAALSAEAGTDAGLHPAGTVVAATGSGDRDELTALAGYLESLGRPVQRLTGRELRRLEPAIGPDVRGGLSVPGDPSVDNRRLLAALRAACGRAGVTVDERAVAAVRDDGARVTGLRLADGTEVAADVVVVAAGAHSSSLHPVLEGLVRPVKGEVLRLTRRPGALPPPARTVRALVDGRPVYAVPRVLPGHGDLVVGATTAENGFDTDVTVGGVRDLLRDAERILPGIAEYALTESAAGLRPGSRDNVPLIGRIGPEGLIAATGHGRNGMLLVPVTAAAVAAVLRDAAVPDAVRAADPRRFTSVAAERS, from the coding sequence ATGACCAGGCGGCTGGCCGTCGCCGGAGCCGGTGCGATCGGGCTGTCCGTGGCCCGCGAGGCCGCGCACGCCGGATGGGCCGTGACCGTGTTCGACCCGGCCCCGGGCAGCGGTGCGTCCTGGGTCGCCGGCGGGATGCTGGCCCCGGTCACCGAGGCCTGGCCGGGCGAGGAGGACCTGCTGGCGCTCGGGCTGGACTCGGTGGCGCGCTGGCCGGAGTTCGCGGCCGCGCTGTCCGCCGAGGCGGGAACCGACGCCGGGCTGCACCCGGCGGGCACCGTGGTCGCGGCGACCGGCTCCGGTGACCGCGACGAGCTGACCGCGCTCGCCGGGTACCTGGAGTCGCTGGGCCGGCCGGTGCAGCGGCTCACCGGTCGCGAGCTGCGCCGGCTGGAGCCGGCCATCGGTCCGGACGTCCGCGGCGGCCTCTCGGTGCCCGGCGACCCCTCGGTGGACAACCGCCGGCTGCTGGCGGCGCTGCGGGCCGCGTGCGGGCGGGCCGGGGTGACGGTCGACGAGCGTGCGGTCGCCGCGGTGCGCGACGACGGCGCGCGGGTCACCGGGCTCCGGCTCGCCGACGGCACCGAGGTCGCGGCCGACGTGGTCGTGGTCGCGGCGGGGGCGCACTCGTCGTCGTTGCACCCGGTGCTGGAGGGCCTGGTCCGGCCGGTGAAGGGCGAGGTCCTGCGGCTCACCCGCCGGCCCGGTGCGCTGCCGCCGCCGGCCCGCACCGTCCGGGCGCTCGTCGACGGGCGCCCGGTGTACGCCGTCCCGCGGGTCCTGCCGGGGCACGGTGACCTCGTGGTCGGCGCGACGACGGCGGAGAACGGCTTCGACACCGACGTCACCGTGGGCGGGGTGCGCGACCTGCTCCGGGACGCCGAACGGATCCTGCCCGGGATCGCGGAGTACGCGCTGACCGAGTCGGCGGCCGGTCTGCGACCGGGCAGCCGAGACAATGTTCCCCTCATCGGCCGAATCGGGCCGGAGGGGCTGATCGCCGCGACCGGGCACGGCCGCAACGGCATGCTGCTCGTCCCGGTGACGGCGGCCGCGGTCGCCGCCGTGCTGCGCGACGCTGCCGTGCCCGATGCCGTGCGGGCCGCCGACCCGCGCCGCTTCACCTCGGTCGCGGCCGAGAGGAGCTGA
- the thpD gene encoding ectoine hydroxylase, translating to MTAVVGSDARTRVDRYYTRVSREPAFIERAEPTVWGDRSSAGMFGAQELDAHERDGFVQVPGLLTGEEVAFFQAELDRLANDPAVRSDERCIIEKSSDEVRSIFEVHRISSAIARLVRDERVLSRARQILGSDVYVHQSRINYKPGFGGGGFYWHSDFETWHAEDGMPTPRAVSCSISLTDNHPYNGCLMIMPGSHRTFVSCVGETPEDYYRTSLKEQEIGTPDNDSITALANRHGIAMMTGKAGSATWFDSNCMHGSGDNITPYARSNIFLVFNSVENACVEPFYAPKPRPAYIGARDFTPVR from the coding sequence ATGACAGCCGTGGTCGGGAGCGACGCCCGCACCCGGGTCGACCGTTACTACACGCGGGTCTCCCGCGAGCCCGCCTTCATCGAGCGGGCGGAGCCCACCGTCTGGGGAGACCGCTCGAGCGCCGGGATGTTCGGGGCGCAGGAGCTCGACGCGCACGAGCGCGACGGCTTCGTGCAGGTCCCCGGCCTGCTCACCGGCGAGGAGGTCGCCTTCTTCCAGGCCGAGCTGGACCGGCTCGCCAACGACCCCGCCGTCCGCTCGGACGAGCGGTGCATCATCGAGAAGTCCTCCGACGAGGTGCGGTCGATCTTCGAGGTCCACCGGATCTCGTCCGCGATCGCGCGCCTGGTCCGCGACGAGCGGGTGCTCTCCCGCGCCCGCCAGATCCTGGGGTCGGACGTCTACGTCCACCAGAGCCGGATCAACTACAAGCCCGGGTTCGGCGGCGGTGGCTTCTACTGGCACTCCGACTTCGAGACCTGGCACGCCGAGGACGGCATGCCGACCCCGCGGGCGGTCAGCTGCTCGATCTCGCTGACCGACAACCACCCGTACAACGGCTGCCTGATGATCATGCCCGGTTCGCACCGGACGTTCGTCTCGTGCGTCGGCGAGACCCCGGAGGACTACTACCGGACCTCGCTCAAGGAGCAGGAGATCGGGACCCCGGACAACGACTCGATCACCGCGCTGGCGAACCGGCACGGGATCGCGATGATGACCGGGAAGGCCGGTTCGGCGACCTGGTTCGACTCGAACTGCATGCACGGCTCCGGTGACAACATCACCCCGTACGCGCGCTCGAACATCTTCCTGGTGTTCAACAGCGTCGAGAACGCGTGCGTGGAGCCGTTCTACGCCCCGAAGCCGCGTCCGGCCTACATCGGTGCGCGGGACTTCACCCCGGTGCGCTGA
- a CDS encoding GAF domain-containing sensor histidine kinase produces MTAARFPGRRTPAPPAATGPGHRGRPDLDQLTGLRSGKPSFYPEYRVNLERLKRVILALDRISAALVRTMEGSEALVRAVADAAADHLSADWLILGLVDGELPDAAPRHVVLGPDGAEWPDLRRVPEKVRRHVALLQMGSGAVHDGHRDHDDRTHVHVPIRLDGRIVGGFVAWTPPDREIDDTDHSVLRILAGQTASALQNCALLDRAERLHARTAAQAEDLRSRNDELMATQQALSAARQREVLDNERHRIARELHDSVTQYALSAGMHIELCRSEIAGRPAIAGAVEHLDTAKDLTRRAVEQLRSAIYALNDDDHADKDLPSMLRQLSTVHMPDELRVEVTIGGTPVPLPHEHEQSLFRIAGEALFNTAMHASASRASVRLAYQPDRIRLSVSDDGGASPDQIRRMLRAATARGPYGEHRGLVNMDTRTRELGGTLRFRRSRMGGLQVQVDVPLGAAGKETS; encoded by the coding sequence GTGACCGCCGCCCGGTTCCCCGGCCGCCGCACGCCCGCCCCGCCTGCCGCGACCGGCCCGGGGCACCGGGGCCGCCCCGACCTCGACCAGCTCACCGGGCTGCGGTCCGGCAAGCCCTCGTTCTACCCCGAGTACCGGGTCAACCTGGAGCGGCTCAAGCGCGTCATCCTCGCCCTGGACCGGATCTCCGCGGCGCTGGTCCGCACGATGGAGGGCTCCGAGGCGCTGGTCCGGGCGGTCGCCGACGCCGCAGCAGACCACCTGTCCGCGGACTGGCTGATCCTCGGGCTGGTCGACGGCGAGCTGCCCGACGCGGCGCCGCGGCACGTCGTGCTCGGCCCGGACGGTGCCGAGTGGCCCGACCTGCGCCGCGTCCCGGAGAAGGTGCGCCGGCACGTCGCCCTGCTGCAGATGGGCAGCGGCGCGGTCCACGACGGGCACCGCGACCACGACGACCGCACTCACGTGCACGTCCCGATCCGGTTGGACGGCCGCATCGTCGGCGGCTTCGTCGCCTGGACGCCGCCGGACCGGGAGATCGACGACACCGATCACTCGGTGCTGCGGATCCTGGCCGGCCAGACCGCGTCGGCGCTGCAGAACTGCGCCCTGCTCGACCGCGCCGAGCGGCTGCACGCCCGCACCGCCGCCCAGGCCGAGGACCTGCGGTCCCGCAACGACGAGCTGATGGCCACCCAGCAGGCGCTCAGCGCGGCGCGCCAGCGCGAGGTGCTCGACAACGAGCGGCACCGGATCGCCCGGGAGCTGCACGACAGCGTCACCCAGTACGCGCTGTCCGCCGGCATGCACATCGAGCTGTGCCGCTCGGAGATCGCCGGGCGGCCGGCGATCGCCGGCGCGGTCGAGCACCTCGACACCGCGAAGGACCTGACCCGGCGCGCGGTCGAGCAGCTGCGCTCGGCGATCTACGCGCTCAACGACGACGACCACGCCGACAAGGACCTGCCCTCGATGCTGCGGCAGCTCTCCACCGTGCACATGCCGGACGAGCTGCGGGTCGAGGTCACCATCGGTGGCACCCCGGTCCCGCTGCCGCACGAGCACGAGCAGTCGCTGTTCCGGATCGCCGGTGAGGCGCTGTTCAACACGGCGATGCACGCCTCGGCGTCCCGGGCGTCGGTCCGGCTGGCCTACCAGCCCGACCGGATCCGCCTGTCGGTCTCCGACGACGGCGGCGCCTCGCCCGACCAGATCCGCCGCATGCTGCGCGCGGCCACGGCCCGCGGCCCGTACGGCGAGCACCGCGGCCTGGTCAACATGGACACCCGCACCCGCGAGCTGGGCGGGACGCTGCGGTTCCGCCGCTCCCGGATGGGCGGGCTGCAGGTGCAGGTGGACGTCCCGCTCGGGGCGGCGGGGAAGGAGACCTCGTGA
- a CDS encoding SGNH/GDSL hydrolase family protein: MQHRSYVALGDSFTEGLDDFTEDGRPRGWADRVAETLAARHPGFGYANLAVRGKVLDQIVADQIPVAEAIRPDLITFCAGGNDIIGWTCDTDDLAARFDAALGRLVATGAEVLIFTGFDLRRMHPFIRRLRGRIACYNELMRASAERHGCRVVDLWAMDALADPRAWGPDRLHLVPHAHERVAWRVLEALGEPAGDWRAPWPEPEAGPTPWRTRQVEDLRWVTRHVMPYVRKRLRGAHTGDGYRPKRPTLAPVTLA; the protein is encoded by the coding sequence GTGCAGCACCGGAGTTACGTCGCACTCGGGGACAGCTTCACCGAGGGCCTCGACGACTTCACCGAGGACGGCCGGCCACGCGGGTGGGCCGACCGGGTCGCCGAGACCCTCGCCGCGCGGCACCCCGGCTTCGGGTACGCCAACCTCGCCGTCCGCGGGAAGGTCCTGGACCAGATCGTCGCCGACCAGATCCCGGTCGCCGAGGCGATCCGCCCCGATCTCATCACGTTCTGCGCCGGCGGGAACGACATCATCGGCTGGACCTGCGACACCGACGACCTCGCCGCGCGCTTCGACGCCGCCCTGGGCCGGCTGGTCGCGACCGGGGCCGAGGTGCTGATCTTCACCGGGTTCGACCTGCGCCGGATGCACCCGTTCATACGGCGGCTCCGCGGCCGGATCGCCTGCTACAACGAGCTGATGCGGGCCTCGGCCGAGCGGCACGGCTGCCGCGTCGTCGACCTCTGGGCGATGGACGCGCTGGCCGACCCGCGGGCCTGGGGACCGGACCGGCTGCACCTGGTGCCGCACGCGCACGAGCGGGTGGCCTGGCGGGTGCTGGAGGCGCTCGGCGAGCCGGCCGGGGACTGGCGGGCGCCGTGGCCGGAGCCCGAGGCCGGGCCGACGCCGTGGCGCACCCGGCAGGTCGAGGACCTGCGCTGGGTCACCCGGCACGTGATGCCCTACGTCCGCAAGCGGCTGCGCGGCGCGCACACCGGCGACGGGTACCGGCCCAAGCGTCCGACGCTCGCGCCGGTCACCCTGGCCTGA
- a CDS encoding thiazole synthase → MDKLAFGDHLFDSRLVMGTGGATNLEILERALVASGTELTTVALRRVDVVGGTGLLDLLRRLGIRVLPNTAGCRTAAEAVLTARMAREALETDLVKLEVVADERTLLPDPIELLDAAEQLVEDGFTVLPYTNDDPVLARKLEQAGCAAVMPLGSPIGTGLGIRNPHNIEMIVEAAGVPVVLDAGIGTASEAAQAMELGCDAVLLATAVTRAADPERMARAMRLGVEAGWDARRAGRIPRRYWAHASSPERED, encoded by the coding sequence ATGGACAAGCTCGCGTTCGGCGACCACCTGTTCGACTCCCGGCTGGTGATGGGCACCGGGGGTGCCACCAACCTGGAGATCCTGGAGCGGGCGCTGGTCGCGTCCGGCACCGAGCTGACGACCGTGGCCCTGCGCCGGGTCGACGTCGTCGGCGGGACCGGGCTGCTGGACCTGCTGCGCCGGCTCGGGATCCGGGTGCTGCCCAACACCGCGGGCTGCCGGACCGCCGCCGAAGCCGTGCTGACCGCACGGATGGCCCGGGAGGCCCTCGAGACCGACCTGGTCAAGCTGGAGGTCGTCGCGGACGAGCGCACCCTGCTGCCCGACCCGATCGAGCTCCTCGACGCGGCCGAGCAGCTCGTCGAGGACGGCTTCACCGTGCTGCCCTACACCAACGACGACCCGGTGCTCGCCCGGAAGCTGGAGCAGGCCGGGTGCGCCGCCGTCATGCCGCTGGGGTCGCCGATCGGGACCGGGCTGGGCATCCGGAACCCGCACAACATCGAGATGATCGTCGAGGCGGCGGGCGTCCCGGTCGTGCTCGACGCCGGGATCGGCACCGCGTCGGAGGCCGCGCAGGCGATGGAGCTGGGGTGCGACGCCGTCCTGCTCGCCACCGCGGTCACCCGGGCCGCGGATCCGGAGCGGATGGCCCGGGCGATGCGGCTCGGCGTCGAGGCCGGCTGGGACGCGCGGCGAGCCGGCCGGATCCCGCGCCGGTACTGGGCCCATGCGAGCTCGCCGGAGCGGGAGGACTGA
- a CDS encoding ectoine synthase translates to MIVRTLDEITGTERDVEPEHKQWRSKRIVLAGDKVGFSVHETVLQPETVNDFWYANHIEAVFVTEGEGELYDKDNDVTYQLKPGSMYLLNGNERHQLRPKTLMRTVCVFNPPVTGREVHDENGVYPLIVED, encoded by the coding sequence ATGATCGTCCGTACTCTCGACGAGATCACCGGGACCGAGCGCGACGTCGAGCCCGAGCACAAGCAGTGGCGCAGCAAGCGCATCGTGCTCGCCGGCGACAAGGTCGGGTTCTCGGTCCACGAGACCGTGCTCCAGCCGGAGACGGTGAACGACTTCTGGTACGCGAACCACATCGAAGCCGTCTTCGTCACCGAGGGTGAGGGCGAGCTCTACGACAAGGACAACGACGTCACCTACCAGCTCAAGCCCGGCTCGATGTACCTGCTGAACGGGAACGAGCGCCACCAGCTGCGCCCGAAGACGCTCATGCGGACCGTCTGCGTCTTCAACCCCCCGGTGACCGGCCGGGAGGTGCACGACGAGAACGGCGTGTACCCGCTGATCGTCGAGGACTGA
- a CDS encoding XdhC/CoxI family protein — translation MRDVIDQLEGWWKNGEPAALATVVGTFRSAPRQPGASMLVGPGGEAVGSVSGGCVEGAVYELGQQVLAEDRPVLQRYGVSDDDAFAVGLTCGGILDVFVEKVSPETYPQLGRIAEAVRNEEPVAVATVVAGPVELLGKRLVVRPAGSEDGVEGGTGSDRIDDAIRDDVRGLLDAGRNATLTYGVHGERRGEGLQVFVESFAPPPRMIVFGAIDFAAAVARMGSFLGFRVTVCDARPVFATASRFPGANEVVVEWPHRYLQAEAEAGRIDGRTALCVLTHDPKFDVPLLEVALRLPEIGYIGAMGSRRTHDDRIARLRERGLTDAEIGRMSSPIGLDLGARTPEETAVSIAAEMIAQHWGGAGIPLAEREGPIHAS, via the coding sequence ATGCGTGACGTGATCGATCAGCTCGAGGGCTGGTGGAAGAACGGCGAGCCCGCCGCGCTGGCGACCGTGGTCGGCACCTTCCGGTCCGCCCCCCGCCAGCCCGGCGCGTCGATGCTCGTCGGCCCGGGCGGCGAGGCCGTCGGCTCGGTGTCCGGGGGCTGCGTCGAGGGCGCGGTCTACGAGCTGGGCCAGCAGGTGCTCGCCGAGGACCGCCCGGTGCTGCAGCGCTACGGCGTCTCCGACGACGACGCGTTCGCCGTCGGCCTGACCTGCGGCGGCATCCTCGACGTCTTCGTCGAGAAGGTGAGCCCGGAGACCTATCCCCAGCTCGGCCGGATCGCCGAGGCGGTGCGCAACGAGGAACCGGTCGCCGTCGCCACCGTCGTCGCGGGCCCCGTCGAGCTGCTCGGCAAGCGCCTCGTGGTCCGGCCGGCCGGGTCGGAGGACGGTGTCGAGGGCGGGACCGGATCGGACCGGATCGACGACGCGATCCGCGACGACGTCCGCGGGCTGCTCGACGCCGGACGCAACGCCACCCTGACCTACGGCGTGCACGGCGAGCGCCGCGGCGAGGGCCTGCAGGTGTTCGTCGAGTCGTTCGCCCCGCCGCCGCGGATGATCGTGTTCGGTGCGATCGACTTCGCCGCCGCGGTGGCCCGGATGGGCTCGTTCCTGGGCTTCCGGGTGACCGTGTGCGACGCCCGCCCGGTGTTCGCCACGGCGAGCCGGTTCCCGGGCGCGAACGAGGTCGTCGTCGAGTGGCCGCACCGGTACCTGCAGGCCGAGGCCGAGGCCGGCCGGATCGACGGGCGGACCGCGCTGTGCGTCCTCACCCACGACCCGAAGTTCGACGTGCCGCTGCTGGAGGTCGCGCTGCGCCTGCCGGAGATCGGCTACATCGGCGCGATGGGCTCCCGGCGCACGCACGACGACCGGATCGCCCGGCTCCGCGAGCGCGGGCTCACCGACGCGGAGATCGGCCGGATGTCCTCGCCGATCGGGCTCGACCTGGGCGCCCGCACCCCGGAGGAGACCGCCGTGTCGATCGCCGCGGAGATGATCGCCCAGCACTGGGGCGGCGCGGGGATCCCGCTCGCCGAGCGCGAGGGACCCATCCACGCGTCCTAG
- a CDS encoding response regulator — MNGPLRTTGAPGAGGIPRGGHPAVREIRIVLVDDHSIMRQGLRAVLEREEDLRVVGEAGSVPEAFAAVAAGRPQVVLLDLKLSSGPQPDGLEVCRRLCAEHPGIGVLVLTTFAEDRLVVESVQAGARGYVVKDVDTTELVRAIRAVSRGESAFDARSASAMVRSLSGGMPDRERLTDRELDVLRLLARGLSNRAIGAELFISETTVKFHVGNLMRKLMVSRRAEAVYAATKLGLL; from the coding sequence GTGAACGGACCGCTGCGGACCACGGGCGCGCCCGGTGCCGGCGGGATCCCGCGAGGCGGGCACCCGGCGGTCCGGGAGATCCGGATCGTCCTCGTCGACGACCACTCGATCATGCGTCAGGGCCTGCGTGCGGTGCTGGAACGCGAGGAGGACCTGCGCGTCGTCGGCGAGGCGGGCAGCGTGCCGGAGGCGTTCGCGGCCGTCGCGGCCGGCCGCCCGCAGGTCGTGCTGCTGGACCTCAAGCTCTCCTCCGGACCGCAGCCCGACGGCCTGGAGGTCTGCCGCAGGCTGTGCGCCGAGCACCCGGGCATCGGGGTGCTGGTGCTGACGACGTTCGCCGAGGACCGCCTCGTCGTCGAGTCGGTGCAGGCCGGGGCGCGCGGCTACGTCGTGAAGGACGTCGACACCACCGAGCTGGTCCGGGCCATCCGGGCGGTGTCCCGCGGCGAGAGCGCGTTCGACGCCCGCTCCGCGTCGGCGATGGTCCGGTCGCTGTCCGGCGGGATGCCGGACCGGGAACGGCTGACCGACCGGGAGCTGGACGTGCTGCGCCTGCTGGCCCGCGGCCTGTCGAACCGGGCGATCGGGGCCGAGCTGTTCATCTCGGAGACCACGGTGAAGTTCCACGTCGGGAACCTCATGCGGAAGCTGATGGTGTCCCGGCGGGCCGAGGCCGTCTACGCGGCGACGAAGCTCGGGCTGCTGTAG
- a CDS encoding DUF3159 domain-containing protein → MTHDPAPRAASREDPGLAELLGGRGGAVDASVPVVGFVLAWVIAGYLGSAYPINWGAAAAIVSGAGVAVWRLARGRKPRAVLLGLAGVVAAAGIALLTGRASDFFLVQIVSNVGSAVAWAISIVVRWPLLGVIVGGLLGQRTRWRRDPDLLRGYQRASWAWVGQYLVRLSVFLPLWAADQVVLLGLARTVLSPALVGLSVLVSWPLLRTALPDDHPGIRHPR, encoded by the coding sequence GTGACCCACGATCCCGCCCCGCGTGCCGCGTCCCGGGAGGACCCCGGTCTCGCCGAACTGCTCGGCGGGCGCGGCGGTGCGGTCGACGCGTCCGTGCCCGTGGTCGGCTTCGTGCTGGCGTGGGTCATCGCCGGGTACCTCGGCTCGGCGTACCCGATCAACTGGGGGGCCGCCGCGGCGATCGTGTCGGGGGCCGGGGTCGCGGTCTGGCGGCTGGCCCGCGGCCGTAAGCCGCGGGCGGTGCTGCTCGGGCTGGCGGGGGTGGTGGCCGCCGCCGGCATCGCCCTGCTCACCGGGCGGGCGTCGGACTTCTTCCTGGTCCAGATCGTGTCGAACGTCGGCAGCGCGGTCGCCTGGGCGATCTCGATCGTCGTACGGTGGCCGCTGCTCGGGGTGATCGTCGGGGGGCTGCTGGGGCAGCGGACCCGCTGGCGCCGGGACCCGGACCTGCTCCGCGGGTACCAGCGGGCGTCCTGGGCGTGGGTCGGTCAGTACCTGGTCCGGCTGAGCGTGTTCCTGCCGCTGTGGGCGGCCGATCAGGTCGTGCTGCTCGGGCTGGCGCGGACCGTCCTCAGCCCGGCGCTCGTGGGGCTGAGCGTGCTCGTGTCGTGGCCGTTGCTGCGCACGGCGCTGCCGGACGATCACCCGGGAATCCGTCACCCCCGGTGA
- a CDS encoding iron-containing alcohol dehydrogenase — protein MVLTGVPGTTRGDTVLVLDGDAARPGSAGERTVRVPDHPERPRLSKFHAPEIVFGADSLPEAAHAALRLGARRPFVVTDPGVTEAGWPAELLGHLRAAGLRPQLWNEITQNPKDHEVHAGFARYENSGCDVVIGIGGGSVIDAAKGVALLATNGGTIGDYEGIDRITHPIPPLVMVPSTSGTGADVSQFCIITDTERLTKLTIMGRALVPDVSVIDPRLLVTMPDWLNAATGLDALTHGIEAFVSLAHGPLTDTHALHAVALVHTNLPTTMLRRTDEGPRTAMAQAALEAGLAFTNAILGATHAMSHQVGGMLDLPHGLINGVLLPHVIRFNGAGDPTRFVPIAQAMGLDARPGMPGDEAVDMVAGEVRKLADEVGVPTGLGAIGVREGDVPRLARLTLGDACLTTNPRSASVEQIEDLFRRAL, from the coding sequence GTGGTCCTCACCGGCGTGCCCGGAACCACGCGCGGGGACACCGTCCTCGTCCTCGACGGGGACGCGGCACGTCCGGGCAGCGCGGGCGAGCGGACGGTCCGGGTGCCGGATCACCCGGAGCGCCCCCGGCTGTCCAAGTTCCACGCGCCCGAGATCGTCTTCGGTGCGGACTCGCTGCCCGAGGCCGCGCACGCCGCGCTCCGGCTGGGTGCCCGCAGGCCGTTCGTCGTCACCGACCCCGGGGTGACCGAGGCCGGCTGGCCGGCCGAGCTCCTGGGCCACCTGCGCGCGGCCGGCCTGCGCCCGCAGCTGTGGAACGAGATCACCCAGAACCCGAAGGACCACGAGGTCCACGCCGGGTTCGCCCGCTACGAGAACTCCGGCTGCGACGTCGTGATCGGGATCGGCGGAGGGTCGGTGATCGACGCCGCGAAGGGTGTCGCCCTGCTCGCCACCAACGGCGGCACGATCGGCGACTACGAGGGCATCGACCGGATCACCCACCCGATCCCGCCGCTGGTGATGGTGCCGTCCACATCGGGCACCGGCGCCGACGTCTCGCAGTTCTGCATCATCACCGACACCGAGCGGCTCACCAAGCTCACGATCATGGGGCGGGCGCTCGTCCCGGACGTCTCGGTGATCGACCCGCGGCTGCTGGTGACCATGCCGGACTGGCTGAACGCCGCCACCGGGCTCGACGCGCTCACCCACGGCATCGAGGCGTTCGTGTCGCTGGCGCACGGGCCGCTCACCGACACGCACGCCCTGCACGCGGTCGCGCTCGTCCACACCAACCTGCCGACGACGATGCTCCGCCGCACCGACGAGGGCCCGCGCACGGCGATGGCGCAGGCGGCCCTGGAGGCCGGGCTGGCGTTCACCAACGCGATCCTCGGGGCCACGCACGCGATGAGCCACCAGGTCGGCGGCATGCTGGACCTCCCGCACGGGCTCATCAACGGTGTGCTGCTGCCGCACGTCATCCGGTTCAACGGGGCCGGTGACCCCACGCGGTTCGTGCCGATCGCCCAGGCCATGGGCCTGGACGCCCGGCCCGGCATGCCCGGTGACGAGGCCGTCGACATGGTCGCCGGCGAGGTCCGGAAGCTCGCCGACGAGGTGGGCGTGCCGACCGGGCTCGGCGCGATCGGTGTCCGGGAGGGCGACGTCCCGCGGCTGGCCCGGCTCACCCTGGGCGACGCCTGCCTGACCACCAACCCGCGCAGCGCGTCGGTGGAGCAGATCGAGGACCTGTTCCGGCGGGCGCTGTGA
- the thiS gene encoding sulfur carrier protein ThiS: MVILLNGESREIEDGTDLARVLTDAGLPERGVAVAVDGEVVPRASWPGYVPADGARVEVLTAVQGG; the protein is encoded by the coding sequence ATGGTGATCCTGCTGAACGGCGAGAGCCGCGAGATCGAGGACGGGACCGACCTGGCCCGGGTCCTCACCGACGCCGGGCTGCCCGAGCGGGGCGTCGCCGTCGCCGTGGACGGCGAGGTCGTGCCCCGGGCGTCCTGGCCGGGGTACGTGCCGGCCGACGGCGCACGGGTCGAGGTGCTGACCGCGGTGCAGGGAGGATGA